In one window of Heterodontus francisci isolate sHetFra1 chromosome 24, sHetFra1.hap1, whole genome shotgun sequence DNA:
- the zfand2a gene encoding AN1-type zinc finger protein 2A isoform X3, translated as MEFPDLGNHCSENSCKRLDFLPMKCDACSQIFCKDHISYAQHRCTSSYKKDIQVPVCPLCNTPVPVRRGEMPDIRVGEHIDRECKSDPAQKKRKIFTNKCSKTGCKQKEMIKVTCDQCHLNFCLKHRHSLDHDCKVDGQHLSKAGNATIVRAQGTSKPSATPSTSKGTSSSRPSGLNTSAHQHYNSNPPRPVPASSSLQGGLSEEQALQRALERSLAESSRNAAPSSEEQEDLALAQAIAASEEEFRRQRQQTQQRGSRSLPCKLS; from the exons ATGGAGTTTCCTGACCTGGGGAATCACTGTTCTGAGAATTCCTGCAAAAGGCTGG ATTTTCTTCCTATGAAGTGTGATGCATGTTCGCAGATCTTCTGCAAGGACCACATCAGCTACGCACAGCACAGGTGTACCTCCTCCTATAAAAAG GACATACAGGTACCCGTGTGTCCACTGTGTAACACACCAGTTCCTGTCAGAAGGGGAGAAATGCCGGACATTCGGGTTGGTGAACACATAGACCGAGAGTGCAAATCTGACCCAGCCCAGAAAAAGCGTAAG ATTTTTACAAACAAATGCTCAAAGACCGGGTGCAAACAGAAAGAGATGATCAAAGTGACATGTGACCAATGTCACTTAAACTTCTGCTTAAAGCACAGACACTCTTTGGATCACGATTGCAAGGTTGATGGGCAACATCTCTCCAAAGCAGG TAATGCTACCATTGTGAGAGCTCAGGGGACTTCAAAACCCAGTGCAACGCCATCTACAAGCAAAGGGACGTCCAGCAGTCGGCCAAGTGGACTGAATACATCAGCCCACCAACACTATAACAG TAACCCACCGAGACCTGTCCCTGCATCTTCATCCCTGCAAGGAGGATTG agtgaaGAGCAAGCTCTGCAGAGAGCTTTGGAGAGATCTCTGGCTGAATCTTCCAGAAATGCAGCTCCCAG CAGTGAGGAGCAGGAAGACTTGGCCCTGGCTCAGGCTATTGCTGCAAGCGAGGAAGAATTCCGTAGACAACGGCAGCAG
- the zfand2a gene encoding AN1-type zinc finger protein 2A isoform X5: protein MEFPDLGNHCSENSCKRLDFLPMKCDACSQIFCKDHISYAQHRCTSSYKKDIQVPVCPLCNTPVPVRRGEMPDIRVGEHIDRECKSDPAQKKRKIFTNKCSKTGCKQKEMIKVTCDQCHLNFCLKHRHSLDHDCKVDGQHLSKAGNATIVRAQGTSKPSATPSTSKGTSSSRPSGLNTSAHQHYNSNPPRPVPASSSLQGGLSEEQALQRALERSLAESSRNAAPSEEQEDLALAQAIAASEEEFRRQRQQTQQRGSRSLPCKLS, encoded by the exons ATGGAGTTTCCTGACCTGGGGAATCACTGTTCTGAGAATTCCTGCAAAAGGCTGG ATTTTCTTCCTATGAAGTGTGATGCATGTTCGCAGATCTTCTGCAAGGACCACATCAGCTACGCACAGCACAGGTGTACCTCCTCCTATAAAAAG GACATACAGGTACCCGTGTGTCCACTGTGTAACACACCAGTTCCTGTCAGAAGGGGAGAAATGCCGGACATTCGGGTTGGTGAACACATAGACCGAGAGTGCAAATCTGACCCAGCCCAGAAAAAGCGTAAG ATTTTTACAAACAAATGCTCAAAGACCGGGTGCAAACAGAAAGAGATGATCAAAGTGACATGTGACCAATGTCACTTAAACTTCTGCTTAAAGCACAGACACTCTTTGGATCACGATTGCAAGGTTGATGGGCAACATCTCTCCAAAGCAGG TAATGCTACCATTGTGAGAGCTCAGGGGACTTCAAAACCCAGTGCAACGCCATCTACAAGCAAAGGGACGTCCAGCAGTCGGCCAAGTGGACTGAATACATCAGCCCACCAACACTATAACAG TAACCCACCGAGACCTGTCCCTGCATCTTCATCCCTGCAAGGAGGATTG agtgaaGAGCAAGCTCTGCAGAGAGCTTTGGAGAGATCTCTGGCTGAATCTTCCAGAAATGCAGCTCCCAG TGAGGAGCAGGAAGACTTGGCCCTGGCTCAGGCTATTGCTGCAAGCGAGGAAGAATTCCGTAGACAACGGCAGCAG
- the zfand2a gene encoding AN1-type zinc finger protein 2A isoform X6 yields the protein MEFPDLGNHCSENSCKRLDFLPMKCDACSQIFCKDHISYAQHRCTSSYKKDIQVPVCPLCNTPVPVRRGEMPDIRVGEHIDRECKSDPAQKKRKIFTNKCSKTGCKQKEMIKVTCDQCHLNFCLKHRHSLDHDCKVDGQHLSKAGNATIVRAQGTSKPSATPSTSKGTSSSRPSGLNTSAHQHYNSNPPRPVPASSSLQGGLSEEQALQRALERSLAESSRNAAPSSEEQEDLALAQAIAASEEEFRRQRQQVIAG from the exons ATGGAGTTTCCTGACCTGGGGAATCACTGTTCTGAGAATTCCTGCAAAAGGCTGG ATTTTCTTCCTATGAAGTGTGATGCATGTTCGCAGATCTTCTGCAAGGACCACATCAGCTACGCACAGCACAGGTGTACCTCCTCCTATAAAAAG GACATACAGGTACCCGTGTGTCCACTGTGTAACACACCAGTTCCTGTCAGAAGGGGAGAAATGCCGGACATTCGGGTTGGTGAACACATAGACCGAGAGTGCAAATCTGACCCAGCCCAGAAAAAGCGTAAG ATTTTTACAAACAAATGCTCAAAGACCGGGTGCAAACAGAAAGAGATGATCAAAGTGACATGTGACCAATGTCACTTAAACTTCTGCTTAAAGCACAGACACTCTTTGGATCACGATTGCAAGGTTGATGGGCAACATCTCTCCAAAGCAGG TAATGCTACCATTGTGAGAGCTCAGGGGACTTCAAAACCCAGTGCAACGCCATCTACAAGCAAAGGGACGTCCAGCAGTCGGCCAAGTGGACTGAATACATCAGCCCACCAACACTATAACAG TAACCCACCGAGACCTGTCCCTGCATCTTCATCCCTGCAAGGAGGATTG agtgaaGAGCAAGCTCTGCAGAGAGCTTTGGAGAGATCTCTGGCTGAATCTTCCAGAAATGCAGCTCCCAG CAGTGAGGAGCAGGAAGACTTGGCCCTGGCTCAGGCTATTGCTGCAAGCGAGGAAGAATTCCGTAGACAACGGCAGCAGGTAATTGCAGGCTGA
- the zfand2a gene encoding AN1-type zinc finger protein 2A isoform X7 translates to MEFPDLGNHCSENSCKRLDFLPMKCDACSQIFCKDHISYAQHRCTSSYKKDIQVPVCPLCNTPVPVRRGEMPDIRVGEHIDRECKSDPAQKKRKIFTNKCSKTGCKQKEMIKVTCDQCHLNFCLKHRHSLDHDCKVDGQHLSKAGNATIVRAQGTSKPSATPSTSKGTSSSRPSGLNTSAHQHYNRVKSKLCRELWRDLWLNLPEMQLPAVRSRKTWPWLRLLLQARKNSVDNGSR, encoded by the exons ATGGAGTTTCCTGACCTGGGGAATCACTGTTCTGAGAATTCCTGCAAAAGGCTGG ATTTTCTTCCTATGAAGTGTGATGCATGTTCGCAGATCTTCTGCAAGGACCACATCAGCTACGCACAGCACAGGTGTACCTCCTCCTATAAAAAG GACATACAGGTACCCGTGTGTCCACTGTGTAACACACCAGTTCCTGTCAGAAGGGGAGAAATGCCGGACATTCGGGTTGGTGAACACATAGACCGAGAGTGCAAATCTGACCCAGCCCAGAAAAAGCGTAAG ATTTTTACAAACAAATGCTCAAAGACCGGGTGCAAACAGAAAGAGATGATCAAAGTGACATGTGACCAATGTCACTTAAACTTCTGCTTAAAGCACAGACACTCTTTGGATCACGATTGCAAGGTTGATGGGCAACATCTCTCCAAAGCAGG TAATGCTACCATTGTGAGAGCTCAGGGGACTTCAAAACCCAGTGCAACGCCATCTACAAGCAAAGGGACGTCCAGCAGTCGGCCAAGTGGACTGAATACATCAGCCCACCAACACTATAACAG agtgaaGAGCAAGCTCTGCAGAGAGCTTTGGAGAGATCTCTGGCTGAATCTTCCAGAAATGCAGCTCCCAG CAGTGAGGAGCAGGAAGACTTGGCCCTGGCTCAGGCTATTGCTGCAAGCGAGGAAGAATTCCGTAGACAACGGCAGCAGGTAA
- the zfand2a gene encoding AN1-type zinc finger protein 2A isoform X8: MEFPDLGNHCSENSCKRLDFLPMKCDACSQIFCKDHISYAQHRCTSSYKKDIQVPVCPLCNTPVPVRRGEMPDIRVGEHIDRECKSDPAQKKRKIFTNKCSKTGCKQKEMIKVTCDQCHLNFCLKHRHSLDHDCKVDGQHLSKAGNATIVRAQGTSKPSATPSTSKGTSSSRPSGLNTSAHQHYNSNPPRPVPASSSLQGGLQ, encoded by the exons ATGGAGTTTCCTGACCTGGGGAATCACTGTTCTGAGAATTCCTGCAAAAGGCTGG ATTTTCTTCCTATGAAGTGTGATGCATGTTCGCAGATCTTCTGCAAGGACCACATCAGCTACGCACAGCACAGGTGTACCTCCTCCTATAAAAAG GACATACAGGTACCCGTGTGTCCACTGTGTAACACACCAGTTCCTGTCAGAAGGGGAGAAATGCCGGACATTCGGGTTGGTGAACACATAGACCGAGAGTGCAAATCTGACCCAGCCCAGAAAAAGCGTAAG ATTTTTACAAACAAATGCTCAAAGACCGGGTGCAAACAGAAAGAGATGATCAAAGTGACATGTGACCAATGTCACTTAAACTTCTGCTTAAAGCACAGACACTCTTTGGATCACGATTGCAAGGTTGATGGGCAACATCTCTCCAAAGCAGG TAATGCTACCATTGTGAGAGCTCAGGGGACTTCAAAACCCAGTGCAACGCCATCTACAAGCAAAGGGACGTCCAGCAGTCGGCCAAGTGGACTGAATACATCAGCCCACCAACACTATAACAG TAACCCACCGAGACCTGTCCCTGCATCTTCATCCCTGCAAGGAGGATTG CAGTGA